The window AAATTTGATCCCAGCTCATTACTCGAAACGATGAGTAAGTTTCCATTTTGTTTTTGTACATACTGATAGCGATTAAGAGGAACCATATTGGTGGTAAATTTACTAATCGCACTGAGTACGGGCGCATGTATTCCATCAGAAACTGAAACCTGCCAAAAATAACTTACCCCAAATTTAAGATTCGAAAGGGTATAGTGATTGGTAAGAAGATCATTGACCTGGATAATATTGGTATCAAGATTATTTTTAATGGTTAAATTATACTTCAGCACATCAATTGTATCGGGATCAGTAGAACTCCAGGTAAGCTCAACTGTGAGAGGTTGATTCACCGCATTGTCTATAGGACTTAGCAATAAAGGAGTTGTAGGCGGTGTATTAAGTGAATTATCATCATCCATTTCGAAAACAGCGGTTACCACTTGATCTTGTTTTTGAATATTGACTGCCTGAAACGTTGTAATATAGCCACTCAGCTCAGCCTTTACAGAATAATTTCCAATGGGCATGTTTTTAATTTCAAAAGTACCATCTGTACCCGTAAACACCGTTTCGGTGGTGGGTGCAGTAAAAATCTTCACATTTCCAAGAGGAACATTCGTGCCTCTTTTCACTACTTTTCCTTTTAATATTCCCGATTGAGCCTGCTCTACAAGCTCTTCATTACAAGCTATCAAGGAAAATGAAATGATAATTATACCGAGAATTTGTAATATAGTTTTCATAGTTTAAGTTTTTATTTTTTTCCAATATAAAAGTTTATTCCAATCGAAAATCTCATTGCCTGATCTTTTCTTTTTCCGTTGATCAAACCATCCCAATCATCTTTAAAGCCCAAATCATATTGTGAAGAAACTCTTATTCCTAAATTTTTCCCGACCATATATTCTAATCCTACACCAAACTGCCCCTTGTACTGTGGTTTCATTCCAGAATACATCGCGCCAACTCCGCCATAAACAAATGGACTCAGTTTGTACTGAGGTAAGATGACAGTTTCTAGATTCACTTCCGGAGTGAAATAGGTACGGGAAAAAATATTTTTATTTTCTATAGTGAAAACACTTGCACTAACATCCAGATTTAAATAAGGATTAAAAAAATATTTGAATCCGAATTTCCCTCCCAAATTAAACTTAGGGTTTACATAGTCGTCTTTTACTTTTTGCGTCTCAAGGTTGGTATACAAAGCAAATCGTTGTCTGTAATTGCTTGGATATTTATTACCTACTACTCTATTCAGATTATCATTTTGCTCGTTTTCATAGCTTTTGATAAGAGGTTTGTAAACTCCTATATTTTCATCAACAGCCTTACCCCAAATATTGTCTCTTATTCCTTCAACAATCAATCCTTTAACCGCTTTTTCAATAGCTTCTGTTACAGCAAGCTGCACGGGTTCGTTTTGAGTTAGCCCAACTTCTGCTTCTAAAAGTCTTTCAGTATCAATGTATCTGAAAAAACTTCCATTGACACTTGTAGAAAGAATTGTTTTTGAAGTATAAACGGTTTTGAGTATCTCGCCATTTAAAGTAGAAACCGCGCGAAGATAAATCGTTATTCTATCTTGTCTGTACTGTGTAGAGGCTCCGATACCGAAATATCTGGCCCCCAAACCACCTGTTAAGACATTGCTATCATAAGAAATAACCCCACCCTCTAGCAAGATTCCTGCATAGAGAAGCGGGGGTAATGCTTGGCTATTTTTATCTGCGTCTTTAAGATATTCTTGACGGGTAGAGCGAATAATCTGTCTCTCGTTAAGTAAATTGGCAATATTTTCTCTTTCTATAGGGATAAACCATTTGCTGTCTTCTAATGCTTTAATAAGAATTGTTGTAGTACCTTGAGGTACAGCAGTACTCCAATTATTACCATTTTCGGATGGTTTGTATTGACCGGTTTGGTCTCTAAATTTATAGACCCCTATTACAATACGTTCTTTTGGCGGGATAAGATTCTTCAGCTCTTTTGTGTACGCTGTATTCTCGCCAAGTGTTGATTTTTCTGGTGTAGAAGGAAGCCCAAGTAAAGAACTACATCCTATAGAAACACATACAAGTGTAAGACAGAAAAAAATTCTGATGTAAATGTAAAATTTCATGGTAATTTAGTTTTTAGTATTATTTGGGAATCACAATTTCAGATTGGTCTCCTGTACCAGTATCCAAAATATTAATTAGCAATCCTTGCGCGGTAGTTGTAATCTGTATATACAACGAACCCAAAAGATAGTTTCCGGGTTTAAGACTCCCATCACCAAATTGATTTTCGAAAAGTTTCTGTGACAATTGACTAAGAATCTGCCTATTTAGGCTTTCACTAAAACTATCCATCGAATTCATGCCGTTGAGCAAATCACTCAAGCTATCTTTCTCATCAAATTGATTTTGAGCATTTGCAGAACTTAGTAGCCATTGGTAATTGAAAGTATCGCCCCCAAATGCGGGATTGATAGGTTTATAAACAAGTTGCTGAGATTTTCCAAGGAAAAAACCGCAAAACAGTATAAGAAAAACATAAAGTGGTTTCATGGTAATTGTTTTTAGTATATGAATTCATTCTTAATAAGATTTTTCTTAGCAATAAATTCTTTAATCAAACGAAAACTCATCAGCATCTGTTCTTTTAAATAATCTTCACTAGGGTTGGTCATAAAACTATAGATTACCTTATCTTCAATTTCGATATTAATTTGCCCGTTTACTCCGCGTGTGGGAACTTCTGATATAGTAATCGTAGCATTGTCTTTTTTGGGAACCTGGTTGTACTGCATATAAAACAAATCATAAAAGTCTTTTCCTACTTTGGTTTTTGTTTCATCTATCGTTAATCCGCTGAGTTCCGAGAAGACTTCCTCTTCAATTTTGCTTGCTTTTTTACTAAAAGCTTCTTGATTTATTTCTAAACTATCTTTAGCGATCAACTTTTGAGACTCTTCGTCTCTTATGTATAAAAATACTTTCAAAGCATCTTTCGTCTCTAGATTAACACTGAGTTCTGATAGTTTTTTTACTTCATTAGGATTTATTGTAAACTTTCCGCTTTGCCGGTTGTTTGAAAGATTGCCTCCATTTCCTTTTTTGATTGATACTAAGAGATAATTGAGCTCTTTATAGACAGGAGTAGTATTGGCAGCAAATGCTTTGATAATAAACTGCTGTTCTATAGTCTCACGCTCTAATCTGGCAGATACTTTTCTTTCTTCCTGTGCATAACAACCAAGGGACAGAAAGATGGTAAGAAAAGTAAATAATAAAATATTTTTACTTATCATTACTTTTCTATTTAATAATTCCGCATAAAAATGGTCATATTATCACCTTTTACATTTATTTTCATATTTTCAGATACGCTATTACTCCCCGTGATATCGATAATATTATTATTACCTTGGGTGTTGATGACGTTTTTTGTTTTGGTATCAGAAAAAGAATTGTTAAAATATAAGCTGTTGTAATCTCCAAGCTGCTGTATCATAATATTGGTTTTCGCATTGATCATCGCTTCAATATTATTAGAATCTCCTATCTGTAAAATATTAGAGTAAGAAGTATGATTATTATCCGCAGCTTGTAATATTGCTAAATCTAAAACACTATTACTATTAATTTGATTCCATTCTACTTGTTGTGATTTCAGAGAAGAAAAAGAGAAAAATAAAAATCCTAAGCAAAAAAAGAATCTGGTGAGCGCATTCATTTTTTTTTATTTAAAGGTACCTTAATACGTATTGTTAAAAAACACATGAATAGGTTACTCTATCAAAATCACTGTTTTCCGTTATATTTACTATTAAAAAAATAGTTGATAGAAACTGAAAAGGAGAAGCAAAGATGCTTCTCCTTATTCTTTTATTAAATTGTTAGTTAGACTGTACAACAGTTAATGAGTTTGAATTTCCAATCTGAGTTCCTAAATGGAAGTTGT is drawn from Chryseobacterium muglaense and contains these coding sequences:
- a CDS encoding CsgG/HfaB family protein is translated as MKFYIYIRIFFCLTLVCVSIGCSSLLGLPSTPEKSTLGENTAYTKELKNLIPPKERIVIGVYKFRDQTGQYKPSENGNNWSTAVPQGTTTILIKALEDSKWFIPIERENIANLLNERQIIRSTRQEYLKDADKNSQALPPLLYAGILLEGGVISYDSNVLTGGLGARYFGIGASTQYRQDRITIYLRAVSTLNGEILKTVYTSKTILSTSVNGSFFRYIDTERLLEAEVGLTQNEPVQLAVTEAIEKAVKGLIVEGIRDNIWGKAVDENIGVYKPLIKSYENEQNDNLNRVVGNKYPSNYRQRFALYTNLETQKVKDDYVNPKFNLGGKFGFKYFFNPYLNLDVSASVFTIENKNIFSRTYFTPEVNLETVILPQYKLSPFVYGGVGAMYSGMKPQYKGQFGVGLEYMVGKNLGIRVSSQYDLGFKDDWDGLINGKRKDQAMRFSIGINFYIGKK
- a CDS encoding curli production assembly/transport component CsgF produces the protein MKPLYVFLILFCGFFLGKSQQLVYKPINPAFGGDTFNYQWLLSSANAQNQFDEKDSLSDLLNGMNSMDSFSESLNRQILSQLSQKLFENQFGDGSLKPGNYLLGSLYIQITTTAQGLLINILDTGTGDQSEIVIPK
- a CDS encoding CsgE family curli-type amyloid fiber assembly protein, which gives rise to MISKNILLFTFLTIFLSLGCYAQEERKVSARLERETIEQQFIIKAFAANTTPVYKELNYLLVSIKKGNGGNLSNNRQSGKFTINPNEVKKLSELSVNLETKDALKVFLYIRDEESQKLIAKDSLEINQEAFSKKASKIEEEVFSELSGLTIDETKTKVGKDFYDLFYMQYNQVPKKDNATITISEVPTRGVNGQINIEIEDKVIYSFMTNPSEDYLKEQMLMSFRLIKEFIAKKNLIKNEFIY